A window of the Gossypium hirsutum isolate 1008001.06 chromosome A05, Gossypium_hirsutum_v2.1, whole genome shotgun sequence genome harbors these coding sequences:
- the LOC121229132 gene encoding auxin-responsive protein IAA32 translates to MDSNAPSFLLNDSILHSVYNYQSNEENGIIDLGLSLGTVQPQPYHPSTHLVSLEGRYSALLNWPRQPNSSHQKSSNAGYSEECQDEAEAVESKERWVYVKVNMDGVMVGRKVCMVDHGGYLGLAQQLEEMFGRHSLSGLRLFGVESEYWLLYKDDIGENWRNVGDVPWK, encoded by the exons atggATTCCAATGCTCCAAGCTTTCTTCTAAACGACTCCATTCTTCACTCAGTTTATAATTATCAAAGCAATGAAGAAAATGGTATTATTGATCTTGGTCTGAGTCTGGGAACTGTCCAACCTCAACCTTACCATCCATCTACACATT TGGTAAGCTTGGAAGGCAGATATAGTGCCCTGTTAAATTGGCCCCGCCAGCCGAATTCGTCACACCAAAAAAGCTCGAACGCTGGATATTCCGAGGAGTGTCAGGACGAAGCAGAAGCGGTTGAAAGCAAGGAGAGGTGGGTTTATGTTAAGGTAAACATGGATGGAGTTATGGTTGGTAGAAAAGTTTGCATGGTTGATCATGGTGGCTACTTAGGCCTTGCACAACAACTTGAAGAAATGTTCG GGAGACATTCACTCTCGGGATTAAGGTTATTCGGTGTGGAGTCGGAGTATTGGTTATTATACAAAGACGACATAGGGGAAAATTGGAGGAATGTTGGGGATGTCCCCTGGAAGTAA